From the Acidobacteriota bacterium genome, one window contains:
- the ftsY gene encoding signal recognition particle-docking protein FtsY encodes MAFWKRKKEPEFISLGLNRAATAEEEAIAARRDEGPEPEFIEKFKEAVASTRENLADRIDSVIGGRREIDATVLDELEEVLIGADIGAQTSLGIIEKARQQINRKQLNDVDELKRLIKSELRDILDTAERNRQRGTVASETEVPLDIKPYIMMIVGVNGVGKTTTIGKLAHRIRIEGNEVLICAADTFRAAANDQLAIWAERSGVPLIQQKPGTDPSAVLFDAIHAAKARNVDVLIIDTAGRLHTKTNLMLELEKMRRIAGREVEGAPHEVLLIMDAVTGQNGLEQARQFTKAVPVTGLVLTKLDGTAKGGIVIAIAKELGIPIRYVGVGEQLNDLIEFSPEAYINGLFA; translated from the coding sequence ATGGCGTTTTGGAAGCGAAAGAAAGAACCCGAATTCATATCTCTCGGGCTGAACCGCGCGGCCACGGCCGAGGAAGAAGCGATCGCCGCGCGGCGAGACGAAGGTCCTGAGCCTGAGTTTATCGAGAAGTTCAAAGAAGCAGTTGCATCGACACGCGAGAACCTCGCCGATCGAATCGATTCGGTGATCGGCGGGCGGCGCGAGATCGACGCGACTGTGCTGGATGAGCTGGAAGAAGTGCTGATCGGCGCCGACATTGGCGCGCAGACTTCGCTCGGGATAATCGAAAAGGCCCGCCAGCAAATCAATCGCAAACAACTCAATGATGTTGACGAGTTGAAGCGGCTCATCAAATCGGAGTTGAGGGACATCCTCGATACGGCGGAACGGAATCGCCAGCGTGGCACCGTTGCGTCCGAGACCGAAGTGCCGCTCGATATCAAGCCTTACATCATGATGATCGTCGGCGTTAATGGTGTCGGAAAGACGACGACTATCGGCAAGCTGGCGCATCGCATCAGGATCGAAGGCAACGAGGTGTTGATCTGCGCGGCCGATACGTTTCGCGCCGCGGCCAACGACCAGCTCGCGATCTGGGCCGAGCGGTCGGGCGTGCCGCTCATTCAGCAGAAACCGGGAACCGATCCTTCAGCGGTGCTATTCGATGCGATTCACGCGGCTAAGGCACGCAACGTTGATGTGCTGATCATCGACACCGCAGGGCGGCTGCACACGAAGACAAACCTGATGTTGGAGCTCGAGAAGATGCGGCGCATCGCGGGCCGCGAAGTCGAGGGCGCGCCTCATGAAGTGTTGCTGATAATGGACGCGGTCACCGGGCAGAACGGTTTGGAGCAAGCTCGCCAGTTCACAAAAGCAGTTCCGGTGACCGGTCTGGTGTTGACCAAGCTCGATGGGACTGCGAAGGGCGGGATCGTCATTGCGATAGCGAAGGAGCTTGGGATTCCGATTCGCTATGTTGGAGTCGGCGAGCAGTTGAACGATCTGATCGAGTTCTCGCCTGAGGCTTACATCAACGGGTTGTTTGCTTGA
- a CDS encoding nucleotidyl transferase AbiEii/AbiGii toxin family protein, which produces MADSSFYFSVLYPFQDDVLRLLKEAKTGFYLTGGTALSRGYLKHRFSDDLDLFVNFDAHFGEWSNRVVDTFWRLGDWKTEVILREKYFVRAVLTRGEVTLKVEMINDVGSRVGDVRDHPVLGRVDSAEKILANKLTALIGREESRDLADVWGLCTTLGLSINEAILGAQSKSSGIYPVDLARRLCSATLEDWEAVSWIEPAPDAEQYLSELQSLGEQLILLATDRTDAE; this is translated from the coding sequence ATGGCCGATAGCTCCTTCTACTTCAGCGTTCTATACCCCTTTCAAGATGACGTTCTTCGTCTGCTGAAAGAAGCGAAGACTGGCTTCTATCTGACAGGCGGGACAGCACTCTCGCGCGGCTACCTGAAGCACCGCTTCTCCGACGATCTGGACCTGTTTGTTAACTTCGATGCTCATTTTGGCGAATGGTCCAACCGCGTTGTCGATACGTTCTGGCGGCTCGGTGACTGGAAGACAGAGGTGATATTGAGAGAAAAGTACTTCGTGCGCGCGGTGCTGACGCGCGGAGAAGTCACGCTCAAAGTCGAGATGATAAACGACGTAGGCTCACGAGTCGGCGACGTGCGCGATCACCCGGTCCTCGGACGAGTGGACAGCGCCGAGAAAATTCTGGCAAACAAACTCACTGCTCTGATCGGGCGGGAAGAGTCCCGCGATCTTGCCGACGTGTGGGGACTCTGCACGACTCTGGGCCTGTCGATCAACGAAGCGATACTCGGCGCGCAGAGCAAGTCTTCCGGCATCTACCCTGTTGACCTGGCGCGAAGACTTTGCAGCGCGACCCTTGAGGATTGGGAAGCGGTATCGTGGATCGAGCCTGCTCCCGACGCTGAACAGTACCTCTCGGAGCTGCAGTCTTTGGGAGAGCAACTCATCTTGCTAGCCACAGACAGAACCGATGCTGAATAG
- a CDS encoding type II toxin-antitoxin system VapC family toxin has protein sequence MSSFVLDASALLALLNEEAGKDVVEEAIGDCSISAVNYCEVIGKLIDAGVPDDDARHTVDLLNIEIVSFDAKLAFQAASLRLATRRFGLSLGDRCCLALGIAHKATVLTSERNWSKLKIGAKVKQIR, from the coding sequence GTGAGTAGTTTCGTTCTTGACGCGTCAGCGCTACTTGCGCTTCTCAATGAGGAAGCCGGGAAGGACGTCGTCGAGGAGGCTATTGGTGATTGCTCGATCAGCGCCGTCAACTACTGCGAAGTGATCGGGAAGCTCATCGATGCGGGCGTTCCAGACGACGATGCTCGCCATACGGTTGACTTGCTCAATATCGAGATAGTGAGCTTTGACGCGAAGCTGGCATTTCAGGCGGCGTCGCTACGGCTTGCCACGAGGAGATTTGGGTTGTCGCTTGGAGATCGGTGTTGCCTCGCCCTCGGGATCGCGCATAAGGCGACCGTCCTAACCTCGGAACGCAACTGGTCGAAACTCAAGATCGGCGCAAAGGTAAAGCAGATTCGTTGA
- a CDS encoding Uma2 family endonuclease — protein MNVDFASVATIPLPENTEAVIIRPGLRPFSDEEFAEYCAQYPELRIEMNSEGEMMIMLPVVSESGKRNFTLTTRFGSWVERDRTGVGFDSSTGFTLPNGAKRSPDVSWIRNQRWDALSAEQRNDFAPICPDFVVELRSKSDRLRHLQEKMEEYIENGAELGWLIDPRERKVHIYRMGAEVQVLDGPSEISGDPLLKGFVLRLDGILD, from the coding sequence ATGAACGTCGATTTCGCTTCAGTTGCAACGATTCCGTTGCCCGAAAACACGGAAGCAGTAATCATCCGGCCTGGGTTGCGCCCATTCAGCGATGAGGAGTTCGCCGAGTACTGTGCGCAATACCCTGAACTGCGTATCGAGATGAACAGCGAGGGTGAAATGATGATCATGCTTCCAGTCGTTTCCGAAAGTGGGAAAAGGAACTTCACTCTGACCACTCGTTTTGGGTCCTGGGTCGAAAGGGATAGAACCGGCGTTGGATTCGACTCTTCAACTGGATTCACGTTACCAAACGGCGCGAAGCGCTCACCCGATGTCTCATGGATTCGCAACCAACGGTGGGACGCTCTGTCTGCGGAACAAAGAAACGATTTCGCTCCGATCTGTCCAGACTTCGTCGTGGAGTTGCGCTCCAAGTCGGACCGGCTCAGACATCTCCAAGAGAAGATGGAGGAATACATCGAGAACGGCGCCGAATTGGGCTGGCTGATTGATCCGCGCGAAAGGAAAGTTCACATCTACCGGATGGGCGCAGAAGTTCAAGTACTGGACGGTCCATCGGAGATCTCCGGCGATCCTCTGCTCAAAGGTTTCGTGCTGAGACTAGACGGCATCCTCGACTAG
- a CDS encoding DUF58 domain-containing protein, translating to MTTRLLDPTFLRKLERLRIQARRAFPGTMRGERRSTRRGVSVEFRDFRKYEAGDDFRHVDWSIFARLERLMLRQFVEEEDVRIDILIDQSRSMHFGQPMTKFNFARRAAAALAFLAVSSLDRVGVATFDSTLRARIRALRGRGHLHSVLSFLEGLSAGPEAKPSAAEPAENGVQGAHEASVDVVSSAEAVTNLSAVVRSYQRSNRRPGVLFVISDFLDPGDFRIEMKLLAQRGFDLNLIQVLAPDEMQPHIKGDLMLVDSESSQGREITVNERLLAAYRSTLSAYTTSLESFCRATGIGYTMVTADVSFEDLLLKRLVEGRMAE from the coding sequence ATGACAACAAGGCTTCTTGATCCCACCTTTCTGAGAAAGCTCGAACGCCTGCGCATACAAGCGCGGCGCGCGTTTCCGGGAACCATGCGCGGCGAACGCCGGTCTACTCGTCGAGGCGTCTCCGTTGAGTTCAGAGACTTCAGAAAGTACGAAGCCGGCGATGATTTCCGCCACGTCGACTGGAGCATCTTCGCGCGACTCGAACGGCTGATGCTCCGTCAGTTTGTCGAAGAAGAAGACGTGAGGATCGACATACTGATCGACCAGAGCCGCTCGATGCACTTCGGGCAGCCGATGACCAAGTTCAACTTCGCGAGAAGGGCAGCGGCGGCGCTGGCGTTCCTCGCCGTTAGCAGCCTTGATCGCGTCGGCGTAGCGACTTTCGATTCCACGCTGAGAGCACGCATCCGAGCGTTAAGGGGCCGCGGCCACCTTCACTCGGTGCTCTCGTTTCTCGAAGGGCTATCGGCCGGACCAGAAGCAAAACCGAGCGCTGCCGAGCCGGCAGAAAACGGAGTACAGGGCGCACACGAAGCTAGCGTCGACGTCGTGAGTAGCGCTGAAGCGGTTACCAATTTGAGCGCCGTTGTCAGAAGCTATCAGAGATCGAATCGTCGCCCCGGCGTCCTTTTTGTGATTTCTGATTTTCTAGATCCCGGCGATTTTCGAATCGAGATGAAGTTGCTGGCCCAACGAGGCTTCGACCTGAACCTGATTCAAGTCCTTGCGCCCGACGAGATGCAGCCACACATCAAGGGCGATCTGATGCTTGTGGATTCAGAGAGCAGCCAGGGCCGGGAGATCACCGTCAATGAGCGCTTGCTGGCTGCCTATCGATCCACGCTTTCCGCCTACACTACTTCGCTTGAATCATTTTGCCGCGCAACGGGCATCGGCTACACGATGGTTACTGCCGATGTTTCTTTTGAAGACCTGCTGTTGAAGCGGCTGGTCGAAGGCAGAATGGCTGAATGA
- a CDS encoding DUF2238 domain-containing protein has translation MTRYLKVLLLVFVAVWVWAAINPSYRHDWLLENYLVFIFVPILVLTGRYFKLSKVSYTLITLFMILHVIGSHYTYAEVPFGDVLQNWLGASRNMYDRLVHFSFGFLLAYPVREVFLRVTRVKGFWGYYLPFDVTLAFSAVYEIIEWVAAANIDPAAGLAFLGSQGDVWDAQKDMTMAGIGALLAMIIIALINVRYQPGFWQEMKASFKIDAGDAPLGEQRLREMRSGGNQ, from the coding sequence ATGACTCGATACCTGAAAGTGCTTCTTCTCGTCTTCGTCGCGGTATGGGTTTGGGCCGCGATAAATCCATCCTATCGTCACGACTGGTTGCTCGAGAACTATCTCGTCTTCATCTTCGTTCCGATACTCGTCTTGACCGGCCGGTACTTCAAACTGTCGAAGGTATCGTACACGCTGATCACGCTGTTCATGATCCTGCACGTCATTGGCTCGCACTACACGTACGCCGAGGTTCCGTTCGGCGACGTACTGCAGAACTGGCTGGGCGCGAGCCGAAACATGTACGACAGACTCGTTCACTTTTCGTTTGGGTTCTTGCTGGCATATCCGGTTCGCGAAGTCTTTCTCCGCGTCACACGTGTGAAAGGCTTCTGGGGCTACTACCTGCCTTTCGACGTAACGCTGGCGTTTTCCGCGGTCTACGAAATAATCGAGTGGGTCGCCGCGGCAAACATTGATCCGGCGGCTGGCCTTGCATTCCTCGGATCGCAAGGCGACGTGTGGGACGCGCAAAAGGATATGACCATGGCGGGGATCGGCGCGCTGCTGGCGATGATCATCATCGCGCTGATCAACGTGAGGTATCAGCCCGGGTTCTGGCAGGAGATGAAAGCGAGCTTCAAGATAGACGCGGGCGACGCTCCATTGGGCGAACAAAGACTGAGAGAGATGCGGAGCGGCGGCAATCAATAG
- a CDS encoding cytochrome P450 yields MAAATHPPSPARIPFIGHLTMFRRDPLRFLLDSAREYGDVVYLKFGPQSVYLLNHPDYIKDVLVTNNRNFVKSRGLEMAKKFLGESLLTSGGEFHRRQRRLAQPAFHHQRINGYAAVMTDYAARTRTRWKSGEALDIWQEMMRLTLGIVGKTLFDADVEAEAPEIGAALTDVMQLFERITNPFGGLLEKLPLPGNFRWLKAKQRLDSTIYRIINERRAAGVDRGDLLSMLLLAQDEEGDGGSMTDVQLRDEAMTLFVAGHETTANALTWTWYLLSQHPEVEAKLHEEIDTVLAGKLPTADDVARLRYTEMVFAESMRLYPPAWTLGRRVLNDYEVGGYVVPAGSIVLMSQWVMHHDPRYYPEPFRFDPERWIPEAREARPKFSYFPFGGGPRVCIGEQFAWMEGALLIATIAQQWKMRLAPDQLVEPKAMITLRPKYGMRMVLSERIERLDRQEGVIYSSRVNESALPLRRS; encoded by the coding sequence ATGGCAGCCGCTACTCATCCGCCGAGCCCCGCGCGAATACCCTTCATCGGCCACCTCACGATGTTCCGGCGCGACCCGCTGAGATTTCTGCTCGATTCGGCGCGAGAATACGGAGACGTCGTTTATTTGAAGTTCGGACCTCAGAGTGTCTACCTGCTCAACCATCCCGACTACATCAAAGACGTGCTGGTCACCAACAATCGCAACTTTGTCAAAAGCCGCGGCCTCGAGATGGCCAAGAAGTTCCTTGGCGAAAGCTTGCTCACCAGCGGGGGCGAGTTTCACCGTCGCCAGCGAAGGCTCGCGCAACCGGCGTTTCATCACCAGCGCATCAACGGCTACGCCGCGGTGATGACTGACTACGCCGCTCGCACACGGACTCGCTGGAAGTCGGGCGAAGCGCTCGACATCTGGCAAGAGATGATGCGTCTGACTCTGGGGATCGTAGGCAAGACGCTGTTCGACGCGGATGTTGAAGCCGAAGCTCCCGAGATCGGCGCGGCGCTCACCGATGTAATGCAGCTCTTCGAGCGAATAACGAATCCATTCGGAGGGCTGCTCGAGAAGCTGCCGCTGCCCGGCAATTTTCGCTGGCTCAAAGCAAAACAACGGCTAGACTCGACCATCTATCGAATCATCAACGAGCGTCGCGCAGCGGGCGTTGATCGGGGCGATTTGCTCTCGATGCTCTTGCTGGCGCAGGACGAAGAAGGCGATGGCGGCAGCATGACCGACGTGCAGCTTCGCGATGAAGCTATGACGCTTTTTGTAGCCGGGCATGAAACAACCGCCAACGCGCTCACCTGGACGTGGTACTTGCTCTCGCAACATCCTGAAGTCGAAGCAAAACTGCACGAAGAAATAGATACAGTGTTGGCAGGCAAGCTTCCCACCGCGGATGATGTCGCCCGGTTGCGCTACACCGAGATGGTCTTTGCGGAATCAATGCGACTCTATCCGCCGGCGTGGACTCTGGGGCGCCGCGTGCTGAATGACTATGAAGTCGGCGGCTACGTCGTGCCGGCCGGCTCAATTGTCTTGATGAGCCAGTGGGTGATGCATCACGATCCGAGATACTATCCTGAGCCCTTCAGGTTCGACCCCGAGCGTTGGATCCCGGAAGCAAGAGAAGCTCGGCCGAAATTTTCTTACTTCCCATTTGGCGGGGGACCTCGCGTGTGCATAGGCGAGCAGTTCGCCTGGATGGAAGGCGCGCTGCTGATCGCGACCATCGCGCAGCAATGGAAAATGCGACTGGCTCCGGATCAACTAGTGGAGCCGAAGGCGATGATTACTCTGCGGCCGAAGTACGGGATGCGTATGGTGCTTTCGGAGAGGATAGAGCGACTAGATCGTCAGGAGGGCGTTATCTACTCAAGCCGCGTCAACGAATCTGCTTTACCTTTGCGCCGATCTTGA
- a CDS encoding AbrB/MazE/SpoVT family DNA-binding domain-containing protein, with protein sequence MSALSTRLTKGGRIVIPAEFRRQLGLQTGDEVILRLIDGEVRIRTRREAIKEAQAIVRKHVKKGRSLVEELGRERRTEAERE encoded by the coding sequence ATGAGCGCTCTAAGTACACGCCTCACAAAAGGTGGCCGGATTGTCATACCTGCCGAATTCAGGAGACAACTTGGGTTGCAGACAGGCGATGAAGTGATCTTGCGCCTGATTGATGGTGAGGTTCGGATTAGAACCAGACGCGAAGCTATTAAGGAAGCTCAGGCAATAGTGCGCAAGCATGTGAAGAAGGGCCGCTCTTTGGTCGAGGAACTGGGGCGGGAGCGCCGCACGGAGGCTGAACGTGAGTAG